ATCAAATCCAAAAGGCAAACGACGATGGAGAACCAAGTGGTACAGCTGGAATTCCAATGCTTGAGGTCTTGAAGAAAAAAGATTTAAAAGATACGGTTGTCGTTGTCACGAGATACTTCGGCGGAATAAAACTTGGAACAGGTGGACTCATCCGTGCTTATGGAAAATCGACCTCAGAAGGAATTAAAAGCACTGGCGTTGTTAATAGAACATTAATGAGAGTATTACATACAAAGATCGACTACACTTGGTTAGGAAAAGTTGAAAATGAATTGCGTTCATCGATCTATGAAATAAAAGAAATCCATTATTTAGACAATGTAGAAATTGAAACCTATGTGGAAGAAAATCAAAAAGATCAATTTATCGAATGGATGACCGAATTAACAAATGGGCAAAGCCAGTTTTCAGAAG
This genomic window from Oikeobacillus pervagus contains:
- a CDS encoding YigZ family protein, with the translated sequence MLPQYYTVKGYGEHEIIIKKSRFISYINRVETEEEAQLFINEIKKKHWDATHNCSAYMIGENNQIQKANDDGEPSGTAGIPMLEVLKKKDLKDTVVVVTRYFGGIKLGTGGLIRAYGKSTSEGIKSTGVVNRTLMRVLHTKIDYTWLGKVENELRSSIYEIKEIHYLDNVEIETYVEENQKDQFIEWMTELTNGQSQFSEGDLLYLEKLVPST